CCGTAAACACGGCGGtcaggcggaggaggagaggaggctgcGACTGTCGCCCTCCGGAGGGAGCGCGCGCGCGCTTCCTTCCTCCGCACGGATGGAATCTGGAGGCCCAACTGTTGGAAGCGCGCGGGCCAGATCTAACGTGAACCACCGCTCCATATGAAACACGTCAGGATTGGGAGCAAGGCATTTCCAGGCAAAGCGACCTCTCCCTGACTGACCCACCAGGGCTCACCTGCCCTGGGACTCCAGTGTGTTTTGGACTGTCAAGCGTGTTCTGTAGCCCAAGGGTTGAATCCCTCAAGGGCCGCCACTGTCGTGTAACTGAACTGGAGGTCCACTTcgctgagatgagatgagacacAAGAAACACCTCCTTGGCTGAAGTCAAGCGAGTCCAATGGAACCAATGCAGCCATCTCAAAACAAGCAAACtgagcttcacaacatgatgtCACCTGTCTATGCTGGCTCAGAAACACCTCGAGATCCCTCAACAATAGTCAGCTAAAGCAGCCAAGGAAGGAACCACCGAGGAGTCGCCTTTGACCTGTTGACCCTGTCTCTCACCACATTGATGTAAACATAAATGAAACTACAACAATAGCAAGGATCTCATAAAGCAGCAACACGAGGCAGTTGAATCAATGGTACTCGAACACCAAAACGAGAGCAGATGTTTGTTTGGAATCTTTTCTTTCTCGCGGAGCCGCTTCCTGTCAGCTGATGCGCTGCGCCTTTAAATTTTGCGACATGTCGTAAAGCGTATCTGACGGTAGCGTTACCCGCGATTTCACCATGTTGCGCGCCTGCCGGTGTCATGTGGAATTTAATTCAAATTGAATCGTGGTTCTTCGTTGTAGGGGGGAGGATGTAAGAAcccaggcagcagcagaaacGCTGGCTAAACGCGCGCGTCCgacatgtttgtgttggtgGAGATGGTGGACACGGTGCGGATCCCTCCGTGGAACTTccagaggaaactcaatgacgctgTGGCCGAGGAGCTCAACAAGAAGCTCGCCAACAAGGTAGGTCTGCTGAAAAGAGCTGGATCTGCTGACGGTGTCAAGCAACGTCCAGAAATATCGCTGCGTTAAAAGTACCCCTTTGATATTATTTCACGACGATTTCGATCATTGCGGTTTGGTGTAAGTACCTGAGGTGGACTGAGCGTCGGTCCTTGCCTGGTCCCGCAGGTGGTCTACAACGTCGGACTCTGCGTTTGTTTGTATGACATCACCAAGCTGGATGACTCTTACATCTTCCCGGGAGATGGCGCCTCACACACCAAAGGTGCGGTGACGTCACTGAAAGCGTTGATCGACTTCACTCATCAATAATCTCAGTTCATTTCAGATACGTTGTTttccacccctttctggacgaGATCCTGGTGGGGAAGATCAAGTACTGCGGCCAGGAGGGAGTTCACGGTACTTGGGTCTCAGTTGGGGTCTGTCAGTAGGGAATCTCTGGGCTTCAACTTGTGCTTGTGCTGCAGTCACCATGGGCTTCTTCGATGACATCCTCATCCCGCCAGAGTCTCTTCAGCAGCCTGCTAAATTGTATCCCAAATGTGAAGTGTGCAATGGTGCCAGTTACCTTAGCCCTGATCTTCCTGAGCCCAGTCCCCAGCGACGAAGCCGAGCAGGTTTGGCTTTGGGAATACGAGACCGACGAGGGCGCTCACGACCTCTACATGGACCAGGGGGAGGACATCCGCTTCCGAGTGACGGATGAAGTCTTCGTGGACACGTCGCCGACGGGGCCGGCCACCGACACCGCCGCACCAGCCGAGGCAGGACAGCCTGCTTCTGCCCctaaagaggaggaggaggagaagaaggaggcgcCTTACACTCTGATCGTAAGACCCTTGTCAGCTGAACCAGAATGACCACTCACCAGGGGGAGTTGGAGGGGTCATGTTTGTGTCTAGATATCTGCTGCACTGATGCCTCCGTGTTGGCTGCTTTTGTTCTAGGGCACAATATGTGAGCCAGGACTGGGGTTGCTGTCCTGGTGGAACAGCTGACTCCAGAGCAGTGAAGAAGACCTCAACACGGAGTCAAGCCTGACACTGATGGACAGAGAGTTCCACCTTCCGGTGGTACCAGGGACTGGCTGTCAGCTGCAGATGATTCAGTGGCACTGGAGGCGCGTGTTATCACGTGTCTGAAGCAAGGACCTTGGACGTTTTCTCAAGACTCTGGTTACGTTTTCATCATTTTGGGTTCAGTGTGATTAAAATAAAGTTCCAAATATATTCAGTGTCATCGTGACTTTTCTGCATGTTGTGGTGGATGAACTGTCTCAGACGGGACTTTGcatcactgacctctgaccccacaaTCATGTCACCACAGGACAGTGCTACCGTGGacatttgttttctctggtCATAGGAAGTCAAAGGGGATTAAGGGTTTCAATCCTCCCTTCTGAAGGCCAGTGCTGCTGCTCATGTCACTATGGGAACCAGAGTTTGATCAAGTGGCCTTTATTCTCCCCACAATAGAGACATTTTGGGGGAAATGGGTGGTTTAGATGGTTTGGAATATGAAGTGCAGCAGCGGGAAAGGAAAACAGAAGGCACCAGATCATCACTTGGTCGTGCCAGGACCTCATGAGGGGTTTGTCTCCAGTCACAGCGAGGTCACTAGGCTGGACCAGGTTTGTTCAGGGGGCCGGGTCAGACCGTGGTTTTCCATTTAAACATGAAACGATCAACAGCTGCCAGCGAGACAGGTCACGTGACAGCTTCAAATATGATCCAACATCTGACACAAAGGGAACCGGATACGGTGAGTGATCGTCTTTGAACAGACTCCAAATATGGTGGAGCACCACGTGATCATGTGATGGAGGACTGCCCCGAGAGTGATGACGTGATGGACGAGATGAACCGTGGACATCAAATAAATCTCCCGGCACATTGTTCCATAAAAGGACCGCATGACACATGACAGACGTGAAAGTACGTCATCTCCTCACACGCGCGCGCAGCCGCATCACTCCATCGgcgtctcctgcagctgcgcaGTGCcaacagcagcggcagcagcagcgtcacGCCAGGGTTTCCCGCGGGTCTGCGCGGATTTAGCgacttatttatttaactggTGGTTATATAATAACGGCTGACAACACACGCCCCGGCACGCGGATCTGGACGTCCTCTGTCCGCCAGCACAGCCGAGGTAAGGGCCGCGTTTGGGGGTGTTGGTGCGGCTGCTGGGGGGGAGACGGGCACCGCTTTGTTTTTGGACAGAGTCGGACACTGGCGAACACAAGTGTGCGGATGCAGCGGAAGAGCCGTCTCATGTGTGTTCGTCCTCTGTCGTTGTGCTCCTAATTCGCTTCAACTCGGAAAAGACATCAGACGTCAGCATCAGATGTGTGGACGGCATGTGAGACCTGCTCCCGACATCCGCGGACACCACGGATGCCGTGAACGGTTTGCCCTTGATTTCGATGCCTCTTGTTGCGCTGCGGTCACAGACGCTTCCCGCGTCAGCAGCGTGGAGTCCGGACTCCTTTCATCGCACTTGAGCCGCAGCAAAGTTACAATCTAATCCCGACCCTAACGTGGAATTGATCGGTAGGGATTGATGCGCTGACGTCAGCGACACCCCACTGCTGGTGGCTTCCTGCAGCTGTTCTGACGTCACGCGCGTGCCTGCCACCTCTGCATCATCGCGTGTAGGCGGAGTGGGCGGAGACACACGATATTGTGGAGTAGTTTTTTAAAGACAATGACGGAGGACAAGGGAATAAAAGGCGGCGTGACGCACGCTAATCTCGGGGTAATCCTCAGTATCTGTTCTGTAGATATGAATTATTAATCTCCACATTTGTGTGAGTGAAGCAGGCATCTGCTCCATCAAGGGTTTGGTTTTGGGCTGAGGCTCTTGAGAAGCTGAGCTCCTTCTCAGAGTGAAGGTGGATGAGAACAGATGGACTTGATCTCATCGATCTGAAGCAGCTCAAGGTCATCCAGCTGTGGAACATGACCCCGGACCAACAAACTGCCCTCTGTCTCATTGTTGCTTTCAGTCTGAACATTTGTCGTTTGAGAAAGCGAACTTGAAGACAGTTGTGGAGCCTCTGCCTCCTGAGGCCTGAGACATTTGGTCTCAGGTGAAAGTGTTTCATGGCAGTCAGTCAAATCCAAGGTCCTGATCCCCGAGCATCACAATCCTCAAGACGTCCAGAAAGCGTGGCTGTGTTGGTGTCGCACTCTGCGCTCTGATCTCTGGTCTGCCTCTCCTCGCAGCAGGTCCTCCCACCCACTCTGAGCCACAGCATATCTCCAGGAGACCTCAGAGGACCTTCAGAGGAACGTCAGCACCATGGCAGACCCCAGCCTCACGTCTCCGTCGGACACTCCCCTGCGCTCCCCGAACGCCCCGCTCACAGTGTCCTTCCCCTTCCTGCGGGAACGGAGTGGCCTTTGGGACGACAAGAAGGACAAGGCCCTGCCTGGGGAGCTACCCAGTCCCCTGCCGACCAAGCGCACCCGGACCTACTCGGCGTAAGTAGCCCACCCATGCTGTGCAGTCTGTTTGGATGTGACTGACCCGCTCTGGTCTGGCTCACTTGCAGGACTGTCCGAGCCCACTCAGGCCCTGTGTTTAAAGGTGTGTGTAAGAACTTCTCGCGGTCTCAAGGACACGGCTTCATACAGCCATCTCACGGTGGAGAAGACATCTTTGTTCACATCTCAGAGTGAGTACGAGTCTCTCACACACTCCTGCAGACCTGTGCTCACTAGGTCCGGCAGCTGAACCGAGGTTTTCCTCAGCCAcatgggagagactcagagcagagcctCAGCTCCTTCACTTCAGGAGCAGAAGGTGTGGTGGCTTCCATCTGGATGTGTCTGGTCCAGCTGGGcagaggccccggggcagagctCATGTCTCTGGCTGTGTGTCACTGCCCCCTACTGGCTGGATAATCCACTCAGGCGCGAACATTAAATAGTGTGTCCAACTCTGAAGCTTGGCTTTGTTACGTTGAAATCACTGGCTGTTTTTCATTCCTCAGCATTGAAGGCGAGTACGTCCCAGCGGAAGGTGATGAGGTCACATATAAGGTCTGCCGGGTTCCACCTAAGAACCTGAAGGTCCAGGCTGTGGAGGTCAAGATCATCCACCTCAACCCGGGAACCAAACACGAGACCTGGTCCGGACAGATCATCAGCTCATAGACTCTCTGGACTCACTCTCCTCCTGATACTTTCTTCACACGGCGCCGATTCTCCTCCAGATTCAGCAAACTTCCCCTCTTCTGCTCTGGTTCAAGCCTGAGGAAGGTTtatcggagcgtcacacaactgTAGCTGCCGCTCCGAGAACCCTGCTCCCAACTGGCTCCCCAGCAGCGCCTGCAGTGTGAACCGATGAGGTGTATCAAGTAGCAACGCcgggaggagagctgctcctaCTTACTCACTCTTCACACCGGGACTCCGTGGACTGGACTTCTTCCTGCACTAAGAGATGCACTGACCGTGATGTCCGACCTCAAGTACTTCATTCCTGGCGTCAGTCGCCACTAAATTGTTTGTCGTTTTCCTGTGTTGTcgtgtttgtcttttccgttggAGATGTACACGTCTCTGTGTCACTGCCTAACACTGTCACGTCTGAGGACACGTCCTCTGTGTGGACCACAGTGgtgttgatgatgaagatgaagaacaccGCTTCTACTGAGCCTTGaaagaacataaaaaaaacaagaactgaTTCTCAACTTGCTGTGGATTGTTGTGGAGCTGCACTAAAGTTCAAGCCGAGACAAAACCGGAATCAAAGACATGTCCCACCAGAGGACGGTGCATCTCAAGCTGCTCACACTTCACAGTTACAAATATCAAGGTGCCATACGATCGGTGGACTGTGATACAGAGTCGGCTTCGTGCTAAAGAAGCATATGTTACTAACAGCTCATAATGAGGTGCGAATAAGAAAAACACCATTTCTCACAAACATTGTCTCCAATAAAAGTCCAGTACAAGCTAAAGTTCGCCAGTCGCTAGCTGACACTACACAGCTAACTTCAGAAACTCATGCCGGGGAGTGTCTCATGAACGCAGCTGACATCACGGCTGCTATGCTAATGCTAACCGTAGTGCCAGGGAAAGGAAAGCATTTTGGTTCCAACACTAACTTGACTTCAGCGCACAGATATGAACTCAGTCATCCAGCCATTTCATGGTTTAATTATCATTACAGTCCACAGTCTCAGATAAACTTGAAAACCCCAAAACACAaatggcctttttttttacatacagcATCTGAAGTGGCATAACATGCAGTATAAATAAACACTTCAGTAGTTCAGCAGTGAGTCAGAGAAAGCGGCCCAGTGTTCTGACATCTAGTCAAGTCTCTGCTCCATGTTCAAAAACCAGTTTCCTCCCTCACACTACGGTGTACAGAGTGATCACCAGTGGCACCTCACATGCTTCTGAAACAACCACCATTTAAAAAGCCTTTTAAGAAGTAGTGGAGCTAAAACGTCTTTAAGAATGCGCCGTCCGGACGGCGTAATATAAGCAGATCTCTTCATGTTAAAATCGTTTAAAAACACGCCTGAACttgcctcctgctcctctccacaTGCATTCAAGTCCTATATAAGGTGACaggttcctctccatgtcttTGAGAGGGAAGGAACCTTTAAAGAGGCAGCACGCCCCCCGCAGGTGGGGTCACCGGGGTCTGCAGGGGTCACAGTCCGGTCCTGCGCGTTGGGACCCATGTGGGGGGGCGTCAAAGAACAGCCGTCGACAGAGGTGCGCCGTGTGGTCGGGTGAGTAGACGGTGAAGCCGATGGTCCGCGGGTCGTGGTAGATTTCGTAATCGTTCCCGCCCTACAATACAGAAGAACCTTCTGGACCTCCAAGTATTTGGGCGCTCTCAGACACTGCAGGCCAAACTTACGTCGGACGTCTCGTTGCCAAAGAAGTAGATGGCCTCCAGACCTTcattctccagcagctccaggcaCAGTCGCTTGTCCCAGCCCTCCGGGAACACGTCGAAGCTGATGAGACCCCCTGAACACACCAGACTCATGACCGCAGGTCGCCACTGGAGCCACGACTCTCCAACCGCCCCCTGGCTCAGAAGGCGTCTACTTTCTGACGTCTTGAAAGGCGGAGACAAACGTGTGCATCACAAGTTTGTGTGACCTCAAACACGGGGGTCATTGCCGCGCGCTGCCACCCGTAGTGATCAACAGGAACTGCAGCCAGAGGTGGTGACTCCAGATGAAGCCCCTGGACTCTTCTTCCACCACCACAGTGACCTTTGAACTCCCTCCCCTCCCGTCTTCTCTCCCCTCAGAGCTGACGACAGTGCAGCCAATCAGAGTGCAGCCTGTGGCACACACCCGCCACACACCTCCATCCTCCACACCTTCAGACTCATCAACAAGTGGTTACACTTAAACATCAGCTGACCTTTAGCTCGACATCAGTGCAGGCtctcttgacacacacacagacagacacacataaATCTGCCCCGAGGAGAGAGTGGCACTCGCCTCTTCTGGCACGTAGGCAAACACTGCTGCTGCGGCTCAGTGAGCAGCCACACggagcagagctgctgtgtGGTGTTCAACACAGCAGGCCTCAAAACCAGCTACACTCAGGTTCAGACACAGTCTGGATCAGTGAGTCGCTCACAGAAACTCACTCCAGCTTTGGTCCCGAACCCTTCACACGGATGCCTGCCTTACCTCGAGTGAACCGCAGGCCTTTCCCAGCAAACCTCTCCTTCAGGGCAGTGACAAACTTCTCCCGGATTTTCTCCCTCTGTGGGGGGGGCAGAGCGTCAGGTGACATTAAGGTCATTCAGCTTGCTGGCTCACTCCTCTGTGGCAGGGCTTCAACGGCAGTCAGGACCTGACCTGACCCTGAAGCACCTTGGTCCTGGAGTGAGAGACGCAGTAGGGTCTGAAGTACCTTGTCGATTTCAGAGAACTCCAGCCGCTCCTCCAGCG
The genomic region above belongs to Synchiropus splendidus isolate RoL2022-P1 chromosome 19, RoL_Sspl_1.0, whole genome shotgun sequence and contains:
- the polr3h gene encoding DNA-directed RNA polymerase III subunit RPC8; protein product: MFVLVEMVDTVRIPPWNFQRKLNDAVAEELNKKLANKVVYNVGLCVCLYDITKLDDSYIFPGDGASHTKVHFRYVVFHPFLDEILVGKIKYCGQEGVHVTMGFFDDILIPPESLQQPAKFDEAEQVWLWEYETDEGAHDLYMDQGEDIRFRVTDEVFVDTSPTGPATDTAAPAEAGQPASAPKEEEEEKKEAPYTLIGTICEPGLGLLSWWNS
- the csdc2b gene encoding cold shock domain-containing protein C2, whose product is MADPSLTSPSDTPLRSPNAPLTVSFPFLRERSGLWDDKKDKALPGELPSPLPTKRTRTYSATVRAHSGPVFKGVCKNFSRSQGHGFIQPSHGGEDIFVHISDIEGEYVPAEGDEVTYKVCRVPPKNLKVQAVEVKIIHLNPGTKHETWSGQIISS